Proteins found in one Homalodisca vitripennis isolate AUS2020 chromosome 4, UT_GWSS_2.1, whole genome shotgun sequence genomic segment:
- the LOC124359911 gene encoding piggyBac transposable element-derived protein 3-like, with product MADFLDNNWLQQLSLAEGFTVAEAVDVIENFVDDGNLDTSDVDIFIAPPENDILTDEDSGPEDEGGTINNLNGGQLSAPAEIRVRRLCNLVESSCTELQDKKHRTWIDGDMEAQKTLAFQAYNYSKFSSLSPVELFELFINNSVIELLVKNTNKYALFKNCPDPKVTEEEMKCFLAILLLSGYNELPGKKCYWDSGLDMKNEMVCQAMRRDRFIQIMRFLHCADNSETIPNDKMWKMRPLMNLLKCKCLDNFVPSEFLCFDESMVKYYGKHGCKQFLKGKPIRFGYKIWSLNTDTGYLINFEIFQGKNTTTNETYSKLFGKSAAPLVSMLDEIPQDELPYQLFFDNLFTSPALMKHLKDRGYGSTGTVRINRLPKDCPLSSKKDMQNESRGSFQCKIEKEDGIFVARWKDNSVVTVASTSYGIEPIASVKRFSQSEKKYLHIQQPFVIKQYNHHMGGTDLMDEDISTHRIGIRGKKWWWPLFTWLIDLGTTNAWRLLRLSGNKMTKLTFRREIVQCYLTRYKTPPALPGPSTSRKVFVAKNKNSLRYDGLHHYVIPTEKRRRCANRLCSSVGRTACKKCDVGLCVKCFENYHKLQ from the exons ATGGCTGATTTTCTTGACAACAATTGGTT GCAACAACTGTCACTGGCCGAGGGATTTACTGTAGCCGAAGCTGTCGATGTAATTGAAAACTTTGTTGATGACGGGAATCTCGACACCTCAGACGTTGACATCTTTATTGCCCCCCCAGAAAATGATATCCTCACTGATGAAGACTCTGGTCCAGAAGACGAAGGTGGTACCATAAATAATTTGAACGGTGGACAACTATCAGCTCCCGCAGAAATAAGAGTAAGAAGACTTTGTAATCTTGTTGAATCAAGTTGCACGGAACTACAAGATAAAAAACATCGAACCTGGATTGATGGCGACATGGAAGCTCAGAAGACTCTTGCTTTTCAAGCATACAACTACAGTAAGTTCAGTTCTTTAAGCCCAGTTGAACTTTTTGAGCTATTCATCAACAACAGTGTTATTGAATtgctagttaaaaatacaaacaagtacGCTTTATTCAAAAACTGCCCAGACCCAAAGGTTACGGAGGAAGAAATGAAATGCTTTTTAGCAATTTTGTTACTGTCAGGATACAATGAACTGCCTGGTAAGAAATGCTATTGGGATTCTGGACTagatatgaaaaatgaaatggtcTGTCAAGCAATGAGACGtgatagatttattcaaattatgcGCTTTTTGCACTGTGCAGATAACTCTGAGACAATTCCAAATGACAAAATGTGGAAAATGAGGCCACTTATGAACTTACTCAAATGTAAATGTCTTGACAATTTTGTACCATCTGAGTTTTTGTGTTTTGATGAGTCCATGGTAAAGTACTATGGCAAACATGGATGTAAGCAATTTTTGAAAGGGAAACCTATCCGTTTTGGCTACAAGATTTGGAGCCTAAATACTGATACTGGGTACTTGatcaattttgagatttttcaagGGAAGAACACAACAacaaatgaaacatattcaaagcTATTTGGGAAATCAGCAGCTCCTCTTGTATCAATGCTGGATGAAATACCTCAAGATGAGTTACCCTACCAGTTGTTTTTTGACAATTTGTTTACAAGTCCAGCACTGATGAAACATCTGAAAGATAGAGGTTATGGTTCTACAGGAACTGTCCgaatcaacagattgccaaaagACTGCCCTCTTTCATCAAAAAAAGATATGCAAAATGAATCTCGAGGAAGCTTtcaatgtaaaatagaaaaagaagatGGCATATTTGTCGCTCGCTGGAAAGACAATAGTGTTGTTACAGTCGCATCGACATCATATGGTATTGAGCCTATTGCTAGTGTGAAGCGCTTCTCTCAGTCAGAAAAGAAATATCTCCACATTCAACAACCCTTTGTGATAAAACAGTATAATCACCACATGGGAGGGACGGACCTTATGGATGAGGACATAAGCACCCACAGAATTGGGATCAGGGGAAAGAAGTGGTGGTGGCCTTTGTTTACATGGCTTATAGATCTGGGCACCACTAATGCTTGGCGACTTCTCAGATTGTCAGGGAACAAAATGACAAAACTGACATTTAGAAGAGAAATAGTTCAATGCTACTTAACAAGGTACAAGACTCCTCCAGCTCTTCCCGGCCCAAGTACTTCAAGAAAGGTCTTcgttgcaaaaaataaaaatagtctacGCTACGATGGTCTACATCACTATGTAATACCAACAGAAAAGCGCAGGAGGTGCGCAAATAGATTGTGCAGTTCTGTAGGAAGAACAGCTTGCAAAAAATGTGACGTCGGCCTGTGTGTAAAATGTTTCGAGAACTATCACAAACTGCAGTAG